Below is a window of Magnetococcus sp. PR-3 DNA.
TTATAATAAAGCATTATGAGCTATGACATCGAACTCCGCCAACGCGTGATCGACTTCATTGATGCAGGTGGCAGCAAAGCAGATGCTGCAGTGCTGTTTCAAATAAGCCGAGCCACGATCTATAACTGGCTCAAGCGTCCTTCGCTTGAACCCAGCCAACGACGTTCCCAGGGACACAAGCTTGATAAAGCAGAGCTTGCTGCGCATGTGAAAGCCTGTCCAGATGCTTTACAAAGAGAGCGAGCAGCCCATTTTGGCGTTCATAAAGCCACGATCAGCGCAGCGCTAAAAAAGATGGGCATCCGTA
It encodes the following:
- a CDS encoding IS630 transposase-related protein, translating into MSYDIELRQRVIDFIDAGGSKADAAVLFQISRATIYNWLKRPSLEPSQRRSQGHKLDKAELAAHVKACPDALQRERAAHFGVHKATISAALKKMGIRKKNDALRGT